A stretch of Helicobacter pylori oki112 DNA encodes these proteins:
- the fliG gene encoding flagellar motor switch protein FliG — protein sequence MATKLTPKQKAQLDELSMSEKIAILLIQVGEDTTGEILRHLDIDSITEISKQIVQLNGTDKQIGAAVLEEFFAIFQSNQYINTGGLEYARELLTRTLGSEEARKVMDKLTKSLQTQKNFAYLGKIKPQQLADFIINEHPQTIALILAHMEAPNAAETLSYFPDEMKAEISIRMANLGEISPQVVKRVSTVLENKLESLTSYKIEVGGLRAVAEIFNRLGQKSAKTTLARIESVDNKLAGAIKEMMFTFEDIAKLDNFAIREILKVADKKDLSLALKTSTQDLTDKFLNNMSSRAAEQFVEEMQYLGAVKIKDVDVAQRKIIEIVQSLQEKGVIQTGEEEDVIE from the coding sequence ATGGCAACCAAGCTTACCCCCAAACAAAAGGCTCAATTAGACGAACTTTCCATGAGTGAAAAAATCGCTATTTTACTCATTCAAGTGGGCGAAGACACCACAGGCGAGATTTTAAGGCATTTAGACATTGACTCCATTACAGAGATTTCTAAGCAAATCGTGCAATTAAACGGCACAGACAAGCAAATCGGTGCGGCGGTTTTAGAGGAATTTTTTGCGATTTTTCAGTCTAACCAATACATCAATACCGGCGGTTTAGAATACGCTAGAGAGCTTTTAACCAGGACTTTAGGGAGCGAAGAAGCCAGAAAAGTGATGGACAAACTCACTAAAAGCTTGCAAACGCAAAAAAACTTCGCTTATTTAGGCAAAATCAAGCCCCAACAACTCGCTGATTTCATCATTAACGAACACCCTCAAACCATTGCCTTGATTTTAGCCCACATGGAAGCCCCTAATGCGGCTGAGACTTTGAGCTATTTCCCTGATGAAATGAAAGCGGAAATCTCCATTAGAATGGCGAATTTAGGCGAAATATCGCCCCAAGTGGTTAAAAGGGTTTCCACGGTGTTGGAAAACAAACTAGAATCGCTCACCAGTTATAAAATTGAAGTGGGCGGTTTGAGAGCGGTGGCTGAAATCTTTAACCGCTTAGGTCAAAAGAGCGCTAAAACCACGCTCGCTCGCATTGAAAGCGTGGATAACAAGCTCGCCGGCGCGATTAAAGAAATGATGTTCACTTTTGAAGACATAGCCAAACTAGACAATTTCGCTATCAGAGAGATTTTGAAAGTAGCGGATAAAAAAGACTTGTCTTTGGCACTAAAAACCTCCACCCAAGATTTAACCGATAAATTCTTAAACAACATGAGCAGCAGGGCTGCAGAGCAGTTTGTAGAAGAAATGCAATATTTAGGGGCAGTCAAAATCAAAGATGTGGATGTGGCCCAAAGGAAAATCATTGAAATCGTGCAGAGCTTGCAAGAAAAAGGCGTGATCCAAACCGGTGAAGAGGAAGATGTCATTGAATAG
- the fliH gene encoding flagellar assembly protein FliH, giving the protein MSLNSRKNLIQKDHLNKHDIQKYEFKSMVNLPPKTNPNGASLETPNPQEPLEKKAIENDLIDCLLKKTDELSSHLVKLQMQFEKAQEESKALIENAKNDGYKIGFKEGEEKMRNELTHSVNEEKNQLLHAITALDEKMKKSQDHLMALEKELSAIAIDIAKEVILKEVEDNSQKVALALAEELLKNVLDATDIHLKVNPLDYPYLNERLQNASKIKLESNEAISKGGVMITSSNGSLDGNLMERFKTLKESVLENFKV; this is encoded by the coding sequence ATGTCATTGAATAGCCGTAAAAACTTGATCCAAAAAGACCATTTAAATAAGCATGACATTCAAAAATACGAATTTAAGAGCATGGTAAACTTACCCCCTAAAACCAATCCTAATGGCGCGTCTTTAGAAACGCCTAACCCACAAGAGCCTTTGGAAAAAAAAGCGATAGAAAACGATTTGATTGATTGCTTGTTGAAAAAAACCGATGAGCTTTCAAGCCATTTAGTGAAATTGCAAATGCAATTTGAAAAAGCCCAAGAAGAGAGCAAAGCTTTGATTGAAAACGCTAAAAACGACGGCTATAAAATCGGCTTTAAAGAGGGCGAAGAAAAAATGCGTAACGAGCTCACTCACAGCGTGAATGAAGAAAAGAACCAGCTTTTGCATGCGATCACGGCTTTAGATGAAAAAATGAAAAAATCACAAGATCATTTAATGGCTTTAGAAAAGGAGTTGAGCGCGATTGCGATAGATATAGCTAAAGAAGTGATCCTTAAGGAAGTGGAAGACAACAGCCAAAAAGTAGCCCTTGCTTTAGCTGAAGAGCTTTTAAAAAACGTTTTAGACGCAACGGATATTCATTTAAAAGTCAATCCTTTGGATTACCCTTATTTAAACGAGCGTTTGCAAAACGCTTCCAAAATCAAATTAGAGAGCAATGAGGCTATTTCTAAAGGAGGCGTTATGATCACTAGCTCTAATGGGAGTCTTGATGGGAATTTGATGGAGCGCTTTAAAACGCTCAAAGAAAGCGTGTTGGAAAATTTTAAGGTGTGA